A region from the Aegilops tauschii subsp. strangulata cultivar AL8/78 chromosome 5, Aet v6.0, whole genome shotgun sequence genome encodes:
- the LOC109754118 gene encoding probable potassium transporter 17 — translation MSTGAHMDLEAEPGGVPAAAPPPPADVGNVRKDLFLAYKTLGVVFGGLVTSPLYVFSTMHMSSPTEADFLGIYSIMFWTLTLIGVVKYVGIALNADDHGEGGTFAMYSLLCRHANMGILPSKRVYSAEEQLLHNQSKTAKTPSNLGKFFERSLTARRVLLFMSILGMCMLIGDGVLTPAISVLSAIQGLRAPFPAVTQPVVAFLSAAILIGLFLVQKYGTSKVSFLFSPIMAAWTFTAPMVGIYSIFRYYPGIFKAISPHYIVHFFLKNKKEGWQMLGATVLAITGAEAMFADLGHFSKKAIQIVFLSSVYPSLILTYAGQTACLINHLKDTDQENIGKVFDDAFYKFIPRPVYWPMFVIATLAAIVASQSLISATFSVIKQSVVLDYFPRVKVVHTSDENEGEVYSPETNYILMVLCVGVILGFGGGQAIGNAFGLVVIMVMLITSIMLTLVMIIIWRTPPVLVAAYFVPFVIMEGSYVSAVFTKFTEGGWLPFAISMILALIMFVWYYGRQKKTEYERANKITAERLGELLAKPEVQRVQGLCFFYSNIQDGLTPILGHYIRNMSSLHSVTIFVTLRYLLVPKVDPQQRIAVRRLGPRGVYQCTVQYGYADNLSLKGGDDLAARVVSCLKQHVEAGADGQSSPVSAEEEAADLEAARAAGVVHVRGKMRLYVGDDAGWFDKVMLRFYEFLHSICRSALPALGVPLQQRVEIGMLYKV, via the exons ATGTCAACAGGGGCCCACATGGATCTCGAGGCGGAGCCGGGCGGCGTCCCGGCggccgccccgccaccgccggccgaC GTTGGCAATGTTCGCAAAGATCTATTCCTCGCGTACAAGACTCTCGGCGTGGTCTTCGGTGGCCTCGTTACTTCTCCGCTCTATGTTTTTTCCACGATGCACATGTCATCCCCCACAGAAGCTGACTTTCTGGGAATATACAGCATAATGTTTTGGACTCTTACTTTAATTGGTGTGGTCAAGTATGTAGGCATAGCTCTCAACGCTGATGATCACGGTGAAG GTGGTACATTTGCCATGTATTCTTTGTTGTGTAGGCATGCCAATATGGGCATCCTTCCTTCCAAGAGAGTGTATTCAGCAGAAGAACAACTGCTTCACAATCAATCAAAAACAGCTAAAACGCCTAGTAATCTGGGCAAGTTCTTTGAGCGAAGCTTAACTGCGAGAAGGGTATTGTTATTCATGTCAATTCTTGGGATGTGCATGCTCATTGGAGATGGGGTCCTAACTCCTGCTATTTCAG TGTTATCAGCAATCCAGGGACTGCGCGCGCCATTTCCTGCTGTCACTCAAC CTGTCGTGGCATTTCTATCTGCGGCAATTCTTATTGGCTTGTTCTTAGTGCAAAAGTATGGGACTTCAAAAGTGAGCTTTCTGTTTTCTCCAATCATGGCAGCATGGACTTTCACCGCTCCAATGGTTGGAATATACAGCATTTTTCGTTACTACCCTGGCATATTCAAAGCCATTTCGCCACATTACATTGTTCATTTCTTCCTAAAGAATAAAAAGGAAGGGTGGCAGATGCTTGGTGCGACTGTTCTAGCCATCACAG GTGCGGAAGCTATGTTCGCCGATCTTGGGCACTTCAGCAAAAAGGCTATTCAG ATAGTGTTTCTATCCAGCGTATATCCTTCTCTGATCCTCACTTATGCCGGGCAAACGGCATGCCTTATTAACCATCTCAAAGACACCGATCAAGAGAACATTGGCAAAGTCTTCGATGATGCATTCTACAAATTTATCCCTCGCCCTGTTTACTGGCCGATGTTCGTCATCGCGACGCTCGCAGCCATTGTTGCAAGCCAATCCTTAATCTCAGCAACATTTTCTGTCATCAAGCAATCAGTTGTCCTGGACTACTTCCCACGTGTCAAAGTTGTGCACACATCGGATGAAAATGAAGGGGAGGTTTACTCACCAGAAACTAACTACATTCTGATGGTGCTGTGCGTTGGTGTTATACTAGGCTTTGGAGGTGGACAAGCGATAGGGAATGCTTTTG GCCTTGTTGTGATCATGGTCATGCTCATAACCTCAATCATGCTGACACTTGTGATGATCATCATATGGAGAACGCCGCCTGTTCTCGTCGCGGCGTACTTCGTCCCGTTCGTCATCATGGAAGGGTCTTATGTCAGTGCCGTCTTCACCAAGTTCACCGAAGGAGGCTGGCTGCCCTTCGCCATCTCCATGATCCTCGCATTGATCATGTTCGTCTGGTACTACGGCAGGCAAAAGAAAACAGAGTACGAGAGGGCGAACAAGATAACGGCGGAGCGCCTCGGCGAGCTCTTGGCGAAGCCGGAGGTCCAGAGGGTCCAGGGCCTGTGCTTCTTCTACAGCAACATACAGGACGGGCTGACCCCCATACTCGGCCACTACATCCGCAACATGAGCTCGCTGCACTCGGTCACGATCTTCGTGACCCTGAGGTACCTGCTGGTTCCCAAGGTCGATCCGCAGCAGAGGATCGCGGTCAGGAGGCTCGGGCCGAGAGGGGTGTACCAGTGCACCGTCCAGTACGGCTACGCCGACAACCTGAGCCTCAAGGGCGGCGACGACCTCGCCGCGCGCGTCGTGAGCTGCCTGAAGCAGCACGTCGAGGCGGGCGCCGACGGGCAGTCGTCGCCCGTCTCcgccgaggaggaggcggcggaccTGGAGGCGGCGCGAGCGGCCGGGGTGGTGCACGTCAGGGGCAAGATGAGGCTCTACGTGGGCGACGACGCCGGCTGGTTCGACAAGGTGATGCTCCGGTTCTACGAGTTCCTGCACAGCATCTGCAGGTCGGCGCTGCCGGCCCTCGGGGTGCCCCTGCAGCAGCGCGTCGAGATCGGCATGCTCTACAAGGTTTGA